From the Streptomyces sp. SN-593 genome, the window CTGCCGAACCTGGTGGCGCCGATCCTCGTCTACTCCACCCTGCTGATCCCCACCAACATCCTGTTCGAGGCCGCGCTGAGCTTCCTCGGGGTCGGCATCGCGCCGCCGCAGGCGTCCTGGGGCGGCATGTTGACCAGCGCGGTCGACGTCTACCAGTCCGACCCGCAGTACATGTTCGTGCCCGGCCTGGCGATCTTCATCACGGTGCTGGCCTTCAACCTGTTCGGCGACGGGTTGCGGGACGCCCTGGACCCGCGCAGCAAGTGATCCCGCAGGGATACCCATCGACCCCGGGTGGCACCGCGTGTGCCGTGCGGCGATCCACGGCCGACCCGGCGACTCAATAGGAAGTGAGGGGCGTAACCCGGTATGAACACCAGAAAGGTGACCTCCGCTCTCGCGCTCTGCTTGGCGATGGCACTCGGCGTGTCCGCCTGCGGCGGCTCGGGCGGTAGCAAGGCCTCGGGCAAGAAGGACCAGGCGCTGACGTCGATCGTCAACGCGTCGACCAAGAAGGGCGGCACGGTCACGGCCGACCACTCCAGCGGCCCCGACTCGCTCGACCCGGGCAACACCTACTACGGCTGGGTACAGGACTTCTCCCGGCTCTACGCCCGCACGCTGCTGACCTTCAAGCCGGCCGCCGGCAAGGCGGGCCTGACGGTGGTCCCCGACCTGGCGACCGGGCTCGGCACCTCCAGCCCCGACGCGAAGACCTGGACGTACCACCTGCGCACCGGGGTGAAGTTCCAGGACGGCACCCCGGTGACCTCCAAGGACGTCAAGTACGCGATCGAGCGCAGCAACTTCGCGCCCGAGGTGATGTCCAACGGCCCGGTGTACTTCAAGAGCTACCTGGCCGACGACGCCAGTTACCAGGGTCCGTACAAGGACAAGAGCGCGAACGGGCTGGCGTCCATAGAGACGCCTGACAACCAGACGATCGTCTTCCACCTGTCGAAGCCGTTCGCCGACTTCGACTACCTGGCGACCTTCTCGCAGACCGCCCCGGTCGAGCAGTCCAAGGACACCGGCGCCACCTACGTGCAGCACATCCAGTCGACCGGCCCGTACAAGTTCGCGTCCTACTCCGAGGGCAAGGGCGCCACGCTGGTGCGCAACCCGGAGTGGAGCAAGGCCACCGACCCGATCCGCACCGCGCTGCCCGACAAGTACGTGCTGAAGTTCAACATCAACCAGCGCACCATCGACAACGACCTGATGGCGAACAACCTCACCGTCGACCTCCAGGGCACCGGGGTCGAGGCCGAGACGCAGTCGAAGATCCTGGGCAACAAGAACCAGCTCTCGCACACCGACGACGCGATCGCCGGCGCCACCTCGTACATGGCGCTCAACCTGCACGTGGCGCCGTTCGACAACATCGAGTGCCGCAAGGCGGTGCAGTACGCGGTCGACAAGACCTCGGTGGTCAACGCCGAGGGCGGCGCGGTCAAGGGCGACGTCGCCAGCACCCTGCTGCCGCCGTCGGTGAACGGCTACACCAAGT encodes:
- a CDS encoding ABC transporter substrate-binding protein, with product MNTRKVTSALALCLAMALGVSACGGSGGSKASGKKDQALTSIVNASTKKGGTVTADHSSGPDSLDPGNTYYGWVQDFSRLYARTLLTFKPAAGKAGLTVVPDLATGLGTSSPDAKTWTYHLRTGVKFQDGTPVTSKDVKYAIERSNFAPEVMSNGPVYFKSYLADDASYQGPYKDKSANGLASIETPDNQTIVFHLSKPFADFDYLATFSQTAPVEQSKDTGATYVQHIQSTGPYKFASYSEGKGATLVRNPEWSKATDPIRTALPDKYVLKFNINQRTIDNDLMANNLTVDLQGTGVEAETQSKILGNKNQLSHTDDAIAGATSYMALNLHVAPFDNIECRKAVQYAVDKTSVVNAEGGAVKGDVASTLLPPSVNGYTKFDEYPTAGNNGDVAKAKAALAACGKPNGFTTTLTARSDRQPEVDGATAIQAALKKVGITVNIKTFPSDKYFSNYAGVPDYVHSHDVGMMMMAWGADWPTGYGFLDQIVDGGAIKPSGGNNLMELNDPKINQALASAISNTDAAARTKAWGDIDKMVMQNASVVPLIYRKNLLYRPSSATNVTVTQAYLGMYDFLLMGSSK